Proteins encoded within one genomic window of Panicum virgatum strain AP13 chromosome 1N, P.virgatum_v5, whole genome shotgun sequence:
- the LOC120654733 gene encoding pentatricopeptide repeat-containing protein At5g56310-like: MAPPPRPSSALPAWATANALFRRHRRLLPLVLLAASLRDLLPVLSHCLVSGLARRPFVASRLLLASSGLSLPFSLRLHSHLPASSLSPFSFNSLIRASPPGLALRLFDQMRRRGFSPDPYTLPFLIRACSGSDPPLCQSLHGQGFRLGYGGHLFTQTALMNMYFACGSVIAARRVFEEMLVRDVVAWTGMVSRYVDSEMYLEAVEVFQEMRGAGDLVRPNEATVVSVASACAGLGSLEYAKGLHSYVEKVGLEGELIVRNALIDMYGKCGCIESARGLFCSMHEKDRHSWTAMISGLASHGHGNEAVALFFRMLEAGVRPDSTTFIVVLSACSHAGLVDEGIHVFYSMESEYHVSPSIKHYGCMVDLFSRAGLIHRAYEFIGTMPFEPNLEILGALLSACSINNELEIGELVLSKIESLCSYKGGAGVLLSNIYANQNLWQEVDTIRRKIRTEAIARKPPGQSLIATEVHCMSL, encoded by the coding sequence atggcgccgccgccgcggccttcgTCTGCCCTCCCGGCGTGGGCGACGGCCAACGCCCtcttccgccgccaccgccgcctgctgccgctcgtcctcctcgccgcctccctccgcgACCTCCTCCCCGTCCTGTCCCACTGCCTCGTCTCCGGCCTCGCCCGCAGGCCCTTCGTCGCCTCGCGCCTGCTCCTCGCGTCCTCCGGCctatccctccccttctccctccgCCTCCACTCCCATCTCccggcctcctccctctctccgtTCTCCTTCAACTCGCTCATCCGCGCCTCCCCGCCCGGCCTCGCGCTCCGCCTGTTCGACCAAATGCGCCGACGAGGCTTTTCCCCGGACCCCTACACCCTCCCATTCCTGATCCGCGCCTGTTCCGGCAGCGATCCTCCACTGTGCCAGTCTCTGCACGGGCAAGGGTTCCGTCTTGGCTACGGCGGCCACCTCTTCACGCAGACGGCGCTGATGAACATGTACTTTGCCTGCGGGTCTGTGATCGCCGCTCGCAGGGTGTTCGAGGAAATGCTGGTGAGGGATGTGGTTGCGTGGACGGGCATGGTCTCCCGTTATGTAGACTCCGAGATGTACCTGGAAGCAGTTGAGGTGTTTCAGGAGATGAGAGGCGCTGGCGATCTCGTGCGGCCTAATGAGGCAACGGTGGTGTCAGTTGCCTCTGCCTGTGCCGGTCTGGGCTCGCTGGAGTACGCCAAGGGGCTGCATTCGTATGTGGAGAAGGTTGGCTTGGAGGGCGAGTTGATTGTCAGGAATGCATTGATTGACATGTATGGGAAGTGTGGCTGCATCGAGTCAGCTCGTGGGTTGTTTTGTTCGATGCATGAGAAGGACCGGCATTCATGGACAGCAATGATTTCAGGACTAGCTTCACATGGGCATGGCAACGAAGCAGTTGCTTTGTTCTTCCGCATGTTGGAGGCGGGAGTACGTCCTGATTCGACTACCTTCATCGTGGTTCTGTCTGCTTGTAGCCATGCTGGATTGGTGGATGAGGGGATACATGTCTTCTATTCCATGGAGAGTGAGTATCACGTCTCTCCAAGCATCAAACACTATGGTTGCATGGTGGACCTTTTCAGCAGAGCAGGGCTCATTCACCGTGCTTACGAATTCATTGGCACAATGCCTTTTGAACCAAACTTGGAGATTCTTGGGGCCCTGCTGAGTGCATGCAGTATAAATAATGAATTAGAGATTGGGGAGCTCGTGCTCAGTAAGATTGAGTCACTCTGCTCATACAAAGGAGGTGCTGGTGTGCTTCTGTCCAACATATATGCCAACCAAAACCTGTGGCAGGAAGTGGATACCATTAGAAGGAAGATAAGAACTGAAGCAATTGCCAGGAAGCCACCTGGTCAGAGTTTGATTGCAACAGAAGTTCATTGCATGAGTTTGTGA